A single window of [Clostridium] hylemonae DSM 15053 DNA harbors:
- a CDS encoding ArsR/SmtB family transcription factor gives MRKPEAECCEVTCIHDDVISRVSRQMPPQERMKELADFYKVFADATRIRILCVLLESEMCVCDLAEVLQMTQSAISHQLRVLKQAKLVKNRRDGKTVYYSLADGHIQTIISQGMEHITE, from the coding sequence ATGAGGAAACCAGAAGCGGAATGTTGTGAGGTCACCTGTATCCACGATGATGTGATCAGCAGAGTGAGCAGACAGATGCCTCCGCAGGAGAGAATGAAAGAACTGGCCGATTTTTATAAAGTATTTGCAGACGCCACGAGAATCCGTATCTTGTGTGTGCTTCTGGAGTCTGAGATGTGTGTCTGTGACCTGGCGGAGGTGCTCCAGATGACGCAGTCTGCCATATCGCACCAGCTGCGCGTGTTAAAGCAGGCCAAGCTTGTGAAAAACCGCAGGGACGGCAAGACAGTCTATTACTCGCTGGCCGACGGGCATATACAGACGATCATCAGCCAGGGAATGGAGCATATTACGGAGTAG
- a CDS encoding heavy metal translocating P-type ATPase produces the protein MKQRLLIYGAGVFVYVCAVAATIQYTLSDWVKFILFLTAYLVVGFDAFRQLAEHLMKKEIFSEYLLIILATTGAFGVQRYTEGVLVMLLFELGMMFEAVSTDSARRSIEQMIDIRPEYATRKVRGKETRVEPSELKLRHIIVVKPGERIPVDAVVTVGTSTVDTKALTGEYMPQTVEPGDEIYGGCINLSGVIEARVSRIYQNSTVSKVMEMVEEAQNNKAESETFVTKFSRVYTPVMIVCALFIMIYPSLTFSYGNWDTWIYRGLIFLVVACPCGLVLSVPLAFLAGIASAARQGIVVKGGNYLEFLSKADTFIFDKTGTLTEGVFKVKEIKAEGMTENELLEMAAHVESYSNHPIAKSLLAAYEGKLDRSRVRRVKEAPGFGISATYDGKRVHIGNYRMLEKQNIEHSRIKRTGTVIYLVADKKYAGYIVIADSVKEDAGPLMQYLKEKCRAVLVMLTGDNEASGMEVAEALDMDYAYTDLMPEDKLEQIEDFLGLQDKTEKVVCVGDGINDAPILARADVGIAMGALGSAAAIEAADIVLMEDELIRIKDAIRISKETLRVVSQNIAFSVGMKIIILLLAAVGYFGMWEAILAELGVMFAAILNAVWVVKYTV, from the coding sequence TTGAAACAGAGACTTTTAATATACGGAGCAGGCGTGTTTGTGTACGTGTGCGCAGTTGCGGCAACGATACAGTATACGCTGTCTGACTGGGTGAAGTTCATATTGTTTTTAACGGCATATCTTGTGGTAGGATTTGACGCGTTCCGCCAGCTTGCGGAGCACCTGATGAAAAAGGAGATATTTTCAGAGTATCTGCTTATTATCCTGGCGACGACAGGCGCGTTTGGCGTGCAGAGATATACGGAGGGCGTACTTGTCATGCTTCTGTTTGAACTCGGGATGATGTTTGAGGCAGTGTCCACAGACAGCGCCAGGCGTTCTATTGAACAGATGATCGACATCCGGCCTGAGTATGCCACAAGAAAGGTGCGGGGCAAAGAGACGAGAGTGGAACCGTCGGAGCTGAAGCTGAGACATATCATCGTCGTCAAGCCGGGAGAGAGGATTCCGGTGGATGCCGTTGTCACAGTGGGGACGTCCACGGTGGATACAAAGGCGCTGACCGGAGAATATATGCCCCAGACGGTGGAGCCCGGGGACGAGATATATGGAGGATGCATCAACCTGAGCGGTGTGATCGAAGCGAGAGTAAGCCGCATTTACCAGAATTCCACAGTATCCAAGGTGATGGAGATGGTGGAGGAGGCGCAGAATAATAAGGCGGAGAGCGAGACGTTTGTCACGAAGTTTTCCAGAGTTTATACGCCTGTCATGATCGTGTGCGCACTGTTCATCATGATCTATCCGTCTCTGACTTTTTCTTACGGCAACTGGGATACATGGATCTACCGGGGACTCATCTTTCTTGTCGTCGCATGTCCGTGCGGCCTTGTGCTGTCCGTACCGCTTGCGTTTCTGGCAGGGATCGCGTCTGCGGCCCGGCAGGGGATCGTAGTAAAAGGCGGAAATTATCTGGAGTTTCTGTCAAAGGCAGATACATTTATATTTGACAAAACGGGTACGTTGACAGAAGGTGTCTTTAAGGTCAAGGAGATAAAGGCAGAAGGCATGACGGAGAATGAGCTTCTGGAGATGGCGGCCCATGTAGAGAGTTATTCCAATCATCCGATCGCAAAGTCGCTGCTAGCGGCCTATGAGGGAAAGCTGGACAGATCACGGGTGCGAAGAGTCAAAGAAGCGCCGGGATTCGGCATCAGCGCCACCTATGACGGCAAACGTGTCCACATCGGCAATTACCGGATGCTGGAGAAGCAGAATATAGAACACAGCAGGATAAAGAGGACGGGAACCGTGATTTATCTCGTGGCCGATAAGAAGTATGCGGGTTACATAGTCATTGCCGATTCGGTGAAAGAAGACGCGGGCCCGCTTATGCAGTACCTGAAGGAAAAGTGCAGGGCTGTTCTCGTTATGCTCACCGGGGACAATGAAGCTTCCGGCATGGAAGTGGCCGAGGCGCTTGACATGGATTACGCTTATACAGATTTGATGCCGGAAGATAAGCTGGAGCAGATAGAGGATTTTCTCGGTCTGCAGGACAAGACGGAAAAGGTCGTGTGCGTCGGAGACGGCATCAATGACGCGCCCATACTGGCACGCGCCGATGTGGGGATCGCCATGGGCGCGCTCGGTTCAGCCGCGGCGATCGAGGCGGCCGATATAGTGCTGATGGAAGATGAGCTTATCCGGATAAAAGACGCGATCCGCATCTCCAAGGAGACACTCAGAGTAGTCAGCCAGAATATCGCATTTTCAGTGGGCATGAAGATCATCATACTGCTGCTGGCGGCGGTAGGGTATTTCGGCATGTGGGAGGCTATTCTCGCAGAACTTGGAGTTATGTTTGCGGCGATACTGAATGCAGTGTGGGTTGTAAAATATACGGTATAG
- a CDS encoding tetratricopeptide repeat protein: MKKYMVILSAAAVSAVLTGCVKNYAEEGVKYLEKGKYKEAAEQFEKAVEADRNVGDAFRGIGMAKWEQEDYEGARDAFKEALDNGAEKTGAIYNLLGSCEMKLNDPQGALSYYRLALSAEDSSEDLLKEVKYNMIAAYEQSKDWESARAKLKEYIAEYPDDETAGKEAEFLETRQ; this comes from the coding sequence ATGAAGAAATATATGGTCATCCTGTCCGCCGCGGCGGTCAGTGCCGTGCTGACAGGATGCGTTAAGAACTATGCTGAAGAAGGAGTAAAATACCTGGAAAAGGGCAAATATAAAGAAGCGGCAGAACAGTTTGAGAAGGCGGTCGAGGCAGACCGGAATGTAGGAGACGCCTTCCGGGGCATCGGCATGGCCAAGTGGGAACAGGAAGATTACGAAGGAGCCCGCGATGCATTTAAGGAAGCGCTTGACAACGGAGCTGAAAAGACAGGCGCCATATACAATCTGCTCGGCAGCTGTGAGATGAAGCTTAATGATCCGCAGGGTGCCCTCAGCTATTACCGGCTGGCGCTCTCCGCCGAAGACAGCAGCGAGGATCTTCTGAAGGAAGTAAAATACAACATGATAGCTGCCTACGAGCAGTCAAAAGACTGGGAGAGCGCAAGGGCAAAGCTGAAAGAATACATTGCAGAGTACCCTGATGATGAGACGGCCGGGAAAGAGGCCGAATTTTTAGAGACGAGACAGTGA
- the hflX gene encoding GTPase HflX, producing MIDLKEEIERIILVGVSVSDQDDTEKSLDELAELAAAAGAETAGRIIQSREQAHPATYIGKGKLEELKDLIWETYATGIICDDELSPAQMGNLQDELDVKVMDRTLVILDIFASRASTSEGKIQVELAQLKYRQSRLTGFGKSLSRLGGGIGTRGPGEKKLEMDRRLIKGRIAQLNRELRDVKRHREVTREQRSRNQVPVAAVVGYTNAGKSTLLNALTGADILAEDKLFATLDPTTRELKLPSKQSVLLTDTVGFIRKLPHHLIEAFRSTLEEAKYADMILHVVDTANPQMDEQMHIVYETLRSLGVKDKPVITVFNKQDKEGAQRTVRDFQADYTVRISAKTTEGLDELKEMIEAVLRGQKVLIEQLYSYKEAAKIQLIRKYGELTAEEYREDGIFVSAYVPVSIYDKVRSVSLGDSLNNAL from the coding sequence ATGATAGATTTAAAAGAAGAAATAGAACGGATCATTCTGGTCGGCGTAAGTGTGTCGGATCAGGATGATACAGAAAAGTCATTGGATGAGCTTGCGGAACTGGCTGCCGCCGCCGGCGCGGAGACGGCGGGGCGCATCATCCAGAGCAGGGAGCAGGCGCACCCTGCCACTTATATCGGAAAAGGGAAGCTTGAAGAGCTTAAAGACCTCATCTGGGAGACATATGCGACGGGCATCATTTGTGACGATGAGCTGTCGCCCGCGCAGATGGGGAATCTCCAGGATGAACTTGATGTGAAGGTCATGGACCGGACACTTGTGATCCTGGATATTTTTGCATCCAGGGCGTCCACGAGCGAGGGGAAGATACAGGTGGAGCTTGCACAGCTCAAGTACCGCCAGTCCAGGCTGACGGGATTCGGGAAATCTCTGTCCAGGCTCGGCGGCGGGATCGGGACAAGAGGTCCCGGCGAGAAGAAGCTGGAGATGGACCGGCGGCTTATCAAAGGAAGGATCGCCCAGCTGAACAGGGAATTAAGGGATGTAAAGCGCCACCGCGAGGTGACGAGAGAACAAAGGAGCAGAAACCAGGTGCCGGTGGCCGCTGTTGTCGGATATACGAATGCGGGCAAATCGACGCTTCTCAATGCGCTCACGGGGGCGGATATTCTGGCGGAAGATAAGCTGTTTGCCACGCTGGATCCGACAACCCGGGAACTGAAGCTTCCGAGCAAGCAGAGCGTGCTCCTCACGGACACGGTCGGATTTATCAGAAAGCTGCCGCATCACCTCATAGAAGCATTCCGCAGCACGCTGGAGGAGGCGAAGTATGCGGATATGATACTGCATGTGGTGGATACGGCAAATCCACAGATGGACGAGCAGATGCATATTGTATACGAGACGCTTCGCAGCCTCGGCGTAAAAGACAAACCGGTCATCACTGTATTCAACAAGCAGGACAAAGAGGGGGCGCAGCGGACCGTGCGTGATTTCCAGGCAGACTATACGGTGCGGATATCGGCAAAGACAACGGAAGGCCTGGATGAACTGAAAGAGATGATAGAGGCAGTGCTGCGCGGGCAGAAGGTGCTCATCGAGCAGCTCTACTCCTACAAAGAGGCGGCGAAGATACAGCTCATCCGTAAGTACGGAGAACTGACCGCAGAAGAGTACCGGGAGGACGGGATCTTTGTGAGCGCATACGTACCGGTATCTATTTATGATAAGGTGAGAAGTGTATCTCTCGGTGATTCTTTGAATAATGCCTTGTAG
- a CDS encoding AraC family transcriptional regulator, translating into MGQYEKRGYLNSEFRLFHLTDTETKEIEYHYHEFDKITILIRGRVNYIIEGKSYELKPYDIVLVKHNDIHRLVVDNHFPYERIIVYISPNFMNAYKTEDYDLNCCFLKAEKAGTNVLRIPSLEKSSLFRSITRLERSFSDDAYAAALYRQVLFIEFMIHLSRAAQGDHLEFIDTDACNPKIIDILEYIGSHLSDELTIDGIAGTFFISRYYMMRLFKQETGCTIGNYISQKRLLLGRELILSGTSAAQAAYECGYKDYSTFQRAYKALFKESPRDTLLTLS; encoded by the coding sequence ATGGGACAATATGAAAAACGAGGATACTTAAACAGCGAATTCCGTCTGTTTCACCTGACAGACACGGAGACGAAAGAGATAGAATACCATTATCATGAATTTGATAAGATCACCATCCTGATCCGCGGCCGCGTAAATTATATAATTGAAGGAAAATCCTATGAACTGAAGCCTTACGATATCGTACTCGTAAAACACAATGATATCCACCGCCTCGTTGTGGACAATCATTTTCCTTACGAACGTATCATCGTCTACATCTCACCCAATTTCATGAATGCCTATAAGACAGAGGACTACGACCTGAACTGCTGCTTTTTAAAGGCAGAAAAAGCAGGAACTAATGTCCTGCGTATTCCCTCTCTTGAAAAGAGTTCTCTGTTTAGATCCATCACCCGGCTGGAACGTTCTTTCTCTGATGACGCGTATGCCGCCGCTCTTTACCGGCAGGTGCTCTTCATCGAATTCATGATCCACCTGAGCCGCGCCGCCCAGGGAGACCATCTGGAATTCATTGACACGGATGCCTGTAATCCGAAGATCATCGATATACTGGAATATATAGGCAGCCACCTGTCCGATGAACTAACGATCGACGGCATTGCGGGGACTTTCTTCATAAGCAGATATTATATGATGCGCCTGTTCAAACAGGAGACCGGCTGCACGATAGGCAATTATATCTCACAGAAGCGCCTCCTGCTCGGACGGGAACTTATCCTCTCCGGCACATCCGCCGCCCAGGCTGCCTATGAGTGCGGCTATAAGGATTACTCTACCTTTCAGCGCGCCTACAAGGCATTATTCAAAGAATCACCGAGAGATACACTTCTCACCTTATCATAA
- the dapF gene encoding diaminopimelate epimerase: MKVVLERYHGLGNDYVVFDPNKNELGLTPENVRMICDRNAGLGSDGVLEGPVMKEEGMFVKVWNPDGSESETSGNGVRIFAKYLKDAGYVQKKHFRLFTEHGPVEVAFLNEDGSRLRVSMGKLSFYSDDIPVTGERREVINEDMVFGRTLYPVTCVTIGNPHCVIPMREISKPLVCKIGDYAEIARYFPNRINTQIMQVIDKENIAIEIYERGAGYTLASGTGACAAAGVAYKLGMTNNKVIVHMPGGELQVEVEDDWNVYMTGDVFYVAKITLSNEFVEKLRSV, translated from the coding sequence ATGAAAGTTGTTTTGGAAAGATACCATGGACTGGGAAATGATTATGTCGTGTTTGACCCGAATAAAAATGAGCTGGGCCTTACGCCGGAGAACGTCCGCATGATCTGTGACAGAAATGCGGGACTTGGCTCCGACGGAGTTCTGGAAGGCCCCGTCATGAAGGAGGAGGGCATGTTCGTAAAAGTCTGGAATCCGGACGGCAGTGAATCTGAGACGAGCGGCAACGGTGTCCGCATCTTTGCCAAGTATCTGAAAGACGCCGGATATGTGCAGAAGAAGCATTTCAGACTGTTTACAGAGCACGGACCGGTTGAGGTGGCTTTCTTGAATGAGGACGGAAGCCGTCTGCGCGTGTCCATGGGAAAACTTTCCTTTTACAGCGATGATATCCCTGTGACGGGAGAAAGAAGAGAAGTGATCAACGAGGATATGGTGTTTGGCAGAACGCTTTATCCGGTGACTTGCGTGACGATCGGAAATCCCCACTGTGTCATACCGATGCGGGAGATATCAAAGCCGCTCGTGTGCAAGATAGGCGACTATGCCGAGATCGCAAGATACTTTCCGAACCGTATCAACACACAGATCATGCAGGTCATCGATAAGGAAAACATAGCGATAGAGATATACGAAAGAGGAGCCGGATACACGCTGGCATCAGGCACCGGCGCGTGCGCCGCCGCAGGCGTGGCATATAAGCTTGGAATGACGAACAATAAAGTGATCGTACACATGCCGGGAGGGGAACTCCAGGTGGAAGTGGAAGACGACTGGAACGTATATATGACAGGGGATGTGTTCTATGTGGCAAAGATCACTCTGAGCAATGAATTTGTAGAAAAATTAAGAAGCGTATAG
- the addB gene encoding helicase-exonuclease AddAB subunit AddB gives MPLQFIFGPSGSGKSTYLYERVIEESQRYPEQKFLVLVPEQFTMQTQKDLVSMHPNKGIMNIDVLSFGRLAYRVFEETGGGALPVLDDEGKNLILRRIAGSYEDKLKVLKGNMKKLGYISEVKSVISEFTQYDIGEEELERVMETAGPDSRLYYKLKDILLLYKGFSEYLEEKYITKEELLDVLSRMAGQSELLKDSTVVLDGFTGFTPVQNRLLLELMRCCRDVIVTVTMDDREDPYVYTHPYQLFAISRQMVTSLIRIARESSIEVKEPVCLYSRPLPRFRGNDALAFLERSLFRYGQSVYGGEQEAVSVHAARNPEEEALAVAGRVRNLVRTKGYRYREIGVIASDMNTYGDYLEQAFDMYGIPVFMDHKRSILLNSFVEYIRSLLHMVQQRFSYESVFRFLRTDLAGFTGEEVDELENYVLGLGIKGYRKWQEKWVRRLKGMKEEDLGRLNHYRTVFVEKVDGFNYVLRQRKKTVRDITMAVYDFMVQEELQVKLKRQEEAFQRSGELALAREYAQVYRIVLELFDKFVALLGDEPVSLDEYIKLLDAGLEEARVGVIPPSPDQVVAGDVERTRLKDIKALFFVGANDSFLPGALGQGGLLSEHDRQQFSKEKLALSPGSKEKAYIQKFYLYMNLTKPSDLLEVYYSKVSSDGRSSRPSYLIQELRRLFPHLSVEDEEEKELHLQEMTKETAVSRLIDGLGSADIQADAGWKELFSWYRRSPEFKDRLERLIEAGYYTYTMDGLTRSAAKRLYGDTFEDSITRMERYSTCAFAHFLTYGLGLTERQEYEFQAVDLGNVCHSALEKYSKRVEEAGRDWTDISDGQQREWVEQSVEEAVTDYGNSVLYSSARNEYMIGRMKRMLSRTIWALTEQLSAGDFKPAGYELRFANGKIDRVDTCEDGGKIYVKVLDYKTGMKAFDIVSLYEGLQLQLMVYMDAAVKLEQRRNPGKEVVPAGVFYYRIQDPLVEKSEGEEERREAVLKELKPDGIMSQEEEVLSHLDRDRSGESIAVPVKYNKNGSLAKGSKTVPGEDFRALMEYAVGKVSAVHQEITEGNTAVRPYRKGQETGCDYCKFRHVCGFDLKVPGYAYRELDKMSREEAVAAMKREKGEGEK, from the coding sequence ATGCCTTTACAATTTATATTCGGGCCGTCAGGTTCGGGAAAATCAACGTATCTTTATGAACGTGTCATAGAAGAATCTCAGCGTTATCCAGAGCAGAAATTTCTGGTTCTTGTGCCGGAGCAGTTTACGATGCAGACCCAGAAAGATCTTGTCAGTATGCATCCCAATAAAGGAATCATGAATATCGATGTCTTAAGCTTCGGACGTCTCGCTTACCGTGTGTTTGAGGAGACGGGCGGCGGGGCGCTGCCGGTGCTTGACGACGAGGGGAAAAACCTTATCCTGCGCAGGATCGCCGGCAGTTATGAGGATAAGCTTAAAGTGCTGAAAGGAAACATGAAGAAGCTTGGCTATATCAGTGAGGTCAAATCTGTCATCTCGGAATTTACCCAGTACGATATCGGGGAGGAGGAGCTTGAGAGGGTGATGGAGACGGCCGGGCCGGATTCCAGGCTCTATTATAAGCTCAAGGACATCCTGCTGCTGTACAAAGGCTTCTCTGAATATCTGGAGGAAAAGTATATCACAAAAGAGGAGCTCCTCGATGTGCTGAGCCGCATGGCGGGCCAGTCTGAGCTTCTGAAGGACAGCACGGTCGTGCTGGATGGTTTTACAGGATTTACCCCGGTACAGAACCGGCTTCTTCTCGAGCTGATGCGCTGCTGCAGGGATGTGATCGTGACAGTGACGATGGATGACAGAGAGGATCCTTATGTGTATACGCATCCGTATCAGCTCTTTGCAATCAGCAGACAGATGGTCACATCCCTCATAAGGATCGCCCGTGAGTCTTCGATAGAAGTGAAAGAGCCGGTCTGCCTGTACAGCAGGCCGCTTCCCCGTTTCAGGGGAAATGACGCGCTGGCGTTTCTGGAGCGCAGTCTGTTCCGTTATGGACAGAGTGTCTATGGAGGAGAGCAGGAGGCGGTATCCGTCCACGCAGCGAGAAATCCGGAGGAAGAGGCGCTGGCTGTGGCCGGGCGGGTGCGGAATCTTGTGCGGACGAAGGGATACAGATACCGTGAGATCGGAGTGATCGCCAGTGATATGAATACGTACGGGGACTATCTTGAGCAGGCCTTCGATATGTACGGCATTCCGGTATTTATGGATCATAAGCGCAGTATACTGCTGAACTCTTTTGTGGAATATATCCGCAGTCTGCTCCATATGGTGCAGCAACGGTTCAGCTATGAGAGCGTATTTCGTTTCCTGCGGACGGATCTTGCGGGATTTACGGGCGAGGAGGTGGACGAGCTGGAGAATTATGTGCTCGGCCTCGGTATAAAGGGTTACCGGAAATGGCAGGAAAAATGGGTCAGAAGGCTGAAAGGCATGAAGGAAGAGGACCTGGGGCGGCTGAATCATTACCGGACAGTATTTGTGGAGAAGGTGGACGGCTTCAACTATGTGCTGCGCCAGAGGAAAAAGACGGTGCGGGATATCACGATGGCGGTCTATGACTTTATGGTGCAGGAAGAACTGCAGGTGAAGCTTAAAAGGCAGGAGGAAGCGTTCCAGAGAAGCGGTGAGCTTGCGCTGGCGAGAGAGTATGCGCAGGTATACCGTATTGTTCTGGAACTGTTTGATAAGTTTGTGGCGCTGCTCGGAGATGAGCCTGTGAGTCTGGACGAATATATAAAGCTTCTGGACGCGGGGCTTGAGGAGGCCAGGGTGGGCGTGATCCCGCCGAGTCCCGACCAGGTGGTGGCAGGAGATGTGGAGCGAACAAGGCTCAAAGATATAAAGGCGCTGTTTTTTGTCGGCGCCAATGATTCATTTCTGCCGGGGGCGCTCGGACAGGGCGGCCTTCTGTCGGAACATGACCGGCAGCAGTTTTCAAAAGAGAAGCTCGCGCTCTCTCCCGGTAGCAAAGAAAAAGCATATATCCAGAAATTTTATCTGTATATGAATCTGACAAAGCCGTCGGACTTACTGGAAGTATATTACAGCAAGGTGTCTTCCGACGGCAGGAGCAGCAGGCCGTCTTATCTGATCCAGGAGCTCAGGCGTCTGTTTCCGCATTTGTCCGTGGAAGATGAGGAAGAAAAAGAACTGCATCTGCAGGAGATGACGAAGGAGACTGCGGTGAGCCGGCTGATCGACGGGCTCGGGAGCGCAGATATTCAGGCGGATGCCGGATGGAAGGAACTGTTCTCGTGGTACAGGAGGAGTCCGGAATTTAAAGACCGCCTTGAGAGGCTTATCGAAGCGGGATATTATACTTACACGATGGACGGGCTTACCAGATCCGCGGCGAAGCGGCTGTACGGGGATACATTTGAGGACAGCATTACGAGGATGGAGCGGTATTCCACGTGCGCGTTTGCCCATTTCCTCACATATGGGCTTGGACTTACCGAACGACAGGAATACGAATTCCAGGCTGTGGATCTGGGGAATGTATGTCACAGCGCGCTTGAGAAGTATTCAAAGCGGGTGGAGGAAGCCGGAAGAGACTGGACGGATATCAGTGACGGGCAGCAGCGGGAATGGGTGGAGCAAAGTGTTGAGGAGGCGGTGACAGACTACGGCAATTCCGTGCTTTACAGTTCTGCCCGCAACGAGTACATGATAGGGCGGATGAAACGGATGCTCTCCCGCACGATATGGGCGCTGACAGAGCAGCTGTCGGCCGGTGATTTCAAGCCGGCCGGCTATGAGCTGAGATTTGCCAACGGGAAGATCGACAGGGTGGATACGTGTGAAGACGGCGGTAAGATATATGTGAAGGTACTTGATTACAAGACCGGCATGAAAGCATTTGACATCGTGTCGCTCTACGAAGGGCTGCAGCTCCAGCTTATGGTATATATGGACGCCGCGGTAAAGCTGGAACAGCGCAGGAATCCGGGGAAAGAGGTCGTTCCGGCAGGGGTCTTCTACTATCGTATACAGGACCCGCTCGTTGAGAAATCAGAAGGAGAGGAAGAGCGCAGGGAGGCGGTGCTGAAGGAACTGAAGCCGGACGGGATCATGAGTCAGGAGGAAGAAGTGCTGTCCCATCTGGACAGAGACCGGTCGGGGGAATCCATCGCTGTTCCAGTCAAATATAATAAAAACGGGAGCCTTGCGAAGGGTTCTAAGACCGTGCCGGGGGAGGACTTCCGCGCTTTGATGGAATATGCGGTGGGGAAGGTGTCCGCCGTACATCAGGAGATCACGGAAGGAAATACGGCGGTGCGCCCATACCGGAAAGGCCAGGAGACGGGATGCGATTATTGTAAATTCCGGCATGTGTGCGGATTTGATCTGAAGGTGCCCGGATATGCGTACAGAGAACTGGATAAGATGAGCAGGGAGGAGGCGGTTGCCGCCATGAAAAGGGAGAAAGGAGAAGGAGAGAAATGA